The following is a genomic window from Solanum stenotomum isolate F172 chromosome 4, ASM1918654v1, whole genome shotgun sequence.
CCTCCTTTCATTTTCCAAGCATCTAGGTCTGATGGTGTGAGTTCTGCTTGTAAAGGAATTCCATGAGGTATTTGAACCTTTACATCTCCCTATCTGATTTATCTCGAATCTCAAATACCGTCAACACTGTTACTTACAGATTTGTCTTATGTACACCGACTAGGCTATGACCTAACTGAATTTATTCAGTTGACTTTCTTTGTTTGTTAAGAGATCAAAATTCTataagttcttttaagttttgttttaatcttCTGACATTGAATGCGGTTATCAATTGAAGGTCAGTAGATGAAACTTTCCTTTTTTTGGAGTATATCTTGTAATAAATACTCCTGTATTGTGCAACTAATGTAGCTCAAATAAAGTATAATTTTCGTGTTAGTTCTTTGAAGTTTATCCCATGGCTGTTAAAATGGTGTCTGTAACATGACTGACAATATTGTATTGGCAAATATCCTCTTCTTTGGGTTGATTACTGTTAAAGTAACACAGTAGGGTGTTCATTTGATCTTCTGAAAGGTCTTTTGCCATTTTTATCTTTCTAAGACACTGATAAATAGCTGATATTTTTGTGGAATACTAGCATTTGCAGCAGATGATCATGGATACATTTGTGATGAGCTTAGTTCCTagacttctttctcttttctagAATTATCGTTTTACTATCTTATGTATGCTGAAGTTCCTCAGGCATCAGTGTAGAAATTTTAGGCACACAAATGTAAACTTTTGCCGACGGGTAACAGAACTACAGAAGTGTccaatcaaattttattttggattagaaaagaaaaaaaaatctgaagGTGGGGCGGAAGAAATATTAGGAGCTTCAAGTTTTGGTTGTTTGCTAGTTTGCACGCCTTGCATTTTCGAGTAATTTCATACTCAATAAGGTGCATATGTGTCTGGGTGTTTCAGCTACACTAATTTTAAGATTGCTTAGGGCCTAACtaaaccccaaaagctagctcatgaggggagcaTGTCCCAAGTCATCCGATGTGGGACTCTTAACACCCCACCGCACAGCCGAGGCTAAACACCTAGTATGCGTGCAAGTAATATGGAACGCTCAACTACACATCTTATAATTCAACGTGTAGGCAGTCGTTagcagtataaaacccaacgagGAGttgggtcgaatcccacaaagaatgttaagTAGGAATTTAATTCACAAAGTGAACTCATGTACTTAACTTTTGTAAGTTTGATTAATTGATTTAGACATAAACGTAAGTTTGAGAGATTTTAGATTATCAACAAGGAGATGTTCAACAAGATGTTAACACAAGCGTAAAACAAGTAAGAAGGGAATCTTAGGAGTGTGCATAATTGAACACCAATTTCGTATTGTGGGTAATTGTATTGCTCAAAACAGTTGCTTATCGATGGGGAGGCTAGATTAATATGCacaatagatattttttttttgaacttggtaACTTTGTATTATATCACAAAATAGTACATGGGTGGGTTGTCTTGAAACCTTATATACAAATGGCCCCAATTCTTACTGCTCTATGGCTAAATTGagtctaaaacatcaattaTAGAGACTATCATTTGAGTATaactgattacaccaaaaacataatagCAAAATGCAGTTGAGCTTCACTTTATGCACACTGTTTTCTATGCTCTCAAAACACTTAGAGTTCCTCTCTTTCCATATTGCCCACCATATTGCAGAAGGGATAAGTCTCCATTTGCCTCTGTCTTTTGCCAGTACTCTTGCTTCCTCCCAGCTCTTTAAAGCCTCAAAAACTTTCCTAGGCATAGTCTAGGAGATGCCTTTGAGACTCAAAATAATTCTCTATAATTGTTGAGTGTACTTGCAGTGTAGAAACAGAAGATTCACAATCTCTAAAGTCTCCCCACAAAGAAAGCATCTAGACCATAAGGTTATCCCTCTTTTCATGACATTGTCTTGAGTAAGAGCTGCTTCCTTGGCCAACAAGCATACAAAGCAAGACACTTTGTGGGGTATTTTGCTTTTCCATATTTGTTTCCATGGCCAATTTGTAATTTGTTGGTTTGTCTGATCTATAGCTAACTTTGTATACTTCTCTATTGTTTCCCGTCCACCATAGAATATCCTCCCCTGTATATATGCAAGATAGATATTTACCAATCAACTATCGTATTTCATGCAAGATTTTATCAAAACCCGACATGTATCACATTCAAAACTAATCCAGCATCTTAATTCAACCCTCTTTATCAAGCAAGGTTAGCATATGAACTTAATCAAACAATTATCAACTAGTTCTTCCACCCTAAACACCTTTCACAAGTAAGTTTAAAGATCTAAGGTAGACATGAGTTTGCCACCTCACATCATGAACGAAAATATGGAGAAATAGCTGAACCCATTTCAAAACAGCATTTAATTAAGCAGTAATAACAACCAACAAACTAATTAGGCATCCAATTACATAGCACACACCTAGGACTATGGGGTTTTAGCAATAGCCGCACATTCTAGACATTAAAAGAGTTTTACCAAAATAATTGTTCAACATCAAAGCTAGAAGTGCTTCAATCCTCAATTTGAATCAACCCAaattaaaaccccaatttcCCAATTGCTAGTTAGCAAAATGTCCAAAAGCTTTTGAAGATTCCGAGTACATGAGAATATTCAGAATGATAAAAGAtgtatttctctctcttcaaaatcaatttatacttCCCTAAAAGTTGGCTAAAATATCACTTCGAAATCATTTCGACGAATTTAGTCGGGCTTGCTGAACAACTCGGCAAGATGTGGAGTGCTTCATTTCATCGCCCAATTGCTTTTTAGCTTTCTCCAGGCCTTCAAGTTTTGATCCTGTCCTGGCGAGCCCGTTGGAGACTGCCAACCTAGTCGGCGAGTCACTGTTTGATCCTATATCTCGCCGAGTTGGCTTGACTAAATGTGTAGAGTTCTCTGATCTTTTTGGTGAGATGACTTGAGTTGGCCGACCAGATCGGCGACTCGCCATTTACTTCTTCCTCTCGCCGAGTTAACTTGAACTTTTGAGCAGAACTTTCTAAACTTTTTGGCGAGATTAAGCCCAGTTAGCGACTCGCCTAATGACTTTGGCGAACTTCAGCTTCGccattttctttacttttccaaGCTTTTGACTTCTTTTTGCTTTCATTTGTCCTCGTTTTATCCTTGAGCTCTCACAGCTGAAATTCAAATAATTCCCATCAGAAATGGACATAAATAAGCACTGTGGACATGATTTGATGAACTAGAAGCCTAAAATGAGTCCAAAATCTCCGACACATCGCCCAACATCGGTACAAAATAATTGGAAAAAGTCCTGCTTTGATGCCATGGTAAATAAATGgatcttgggcctaactcaaccctaAAAGCTAGCTCTTGAGAGGAGGTtgccaagtccatataaggaaatcacCCATCCCTTTTTCATCTGATGTGGAACTCTTCAACACGGACTTAGAATTCAATAGGGATTCTTTGTATAACCCAAAGTTTACAGTTTTATTTATGATCAAATTCTACTGTAGACTTCTAAAAAATCCTGAATTGTTGATCTTCTTGTACAGGAGATTTTTACAAATCTTGTACTGGAGATAAATTTAAGAAGTTATATTTAGGTGGGGACAGAAGTTGTTCTGAAGTTGAACTCGATGTTTCCTGAGTATGCAATTAATGAGGATGATCTGCTGATCTGCATATTCAACAAGGTTATGATGCTaccttaattaaaaataaaagagaagtcAAAAGGCTTTGATACTTTCAAAATGAATAACTAAATAATCTTCTTGGTGTCATCAAAAGGCCATGGCTAAGTCATGCATGTCCAACTATaagaaacaattatttaaaataagaaagatGGATAGAATGTGTCATAGGTTACTACCACTGGCGCTCTTTTAATGTGATACAAAAGAACACCTTTGTGCTTGATGCATGAGAATCAGGTCTtattttctcatgatgtagaGCTTGAACTTATGACTactttttttgcaaaaatggaCAAGCTACTATATACAATTAGTGTCTgcatattatcattattttcattttgtccaGGGTTTCCCATTCTTGGGGTTGAGTGGCAGAAGATGGAAAATCCAGATCTGCGTTTATCAATGGGAATGAAACTTGACCAGAAAGGTGTCCGTATAAGAAGAATCGACCCTACTGCCCCAGAGTCTATGATGTTGATGCCATCTGATGTAATCCTAAGCTTCGATGGGGTTGATATTGCCAATGATGGAACAGGTTGAAATGTCAACTGtgctttctttcttttgcacTTTATACTGAACTTATCCCACCACCCTTCTTCTCAGTAGCTTACCCATTAAGCTCTAATATTGAAATGCATATATGCTGTTGTAATTTTTACCTTATTGACTAAAAAAATGATCTCCTTGTACTTTTCCAACCTAAGCTCTGCAACTAATGCAATAAGTTTGATTAGCAGTTGTTGGATTTACTATTAACTaactcataattcttttttttttttctgatgtTATTCTTGTGTTATCATTTCTTCTAAGTGGTAAAAACATTCATGTTGATGACCTGACTAAGCCTGATGGCAGTATTAAAGAGATCTTCATATTGGATGAGGTATTTAGAGGAGATCTTTGTCAGCTGGTTTGTATTTGTACTTCTTGGAGTGTGTTTCCATTCCACACATTTGTTTTCGGAAGAAGGTGTATCTTACCTGATATTTGCAAGTAGAATTGCCATCTTTGTTATGGTTACTAATGGTTCAACCCATTTAGAAGAACATATTGTCTGTTGGAGTTGCATGATAATTAcatttattgattaattaatactCTTTTTTTATTAGCTTTATCTGTTGTCACTCCTATtgaagttaattttattttcaattgacaGTTCATATGATTAATCTCCTTTGATTATTTTCAGTTCCATTCCGGCATGGAGAGCGTATAGGTTTTAGTTATCTCGTATCCCAAAAATATTCGGGTGACAGCGCTGCTGTTAAAGTTCTTCGTCGTAATTCTGAGATATTAAATTTCATCATCAAACTTGCAACTCAGATGAGGCTTATTCCAGCTCACAACAAGGGGAGACCTCCgtcatattatattatagcTGGATTTGTTTTTACAACTGTATCTGTTCCATATCTTCGTTCAGAGGTACACAAATTGCTTTGCCATATTGATGTGTCATAATCTCTATACCACTGCCCTTCTCTTTTGATTCCTCGTTTCAGTTTCTTATTCTTCTCTATTTAATTGTCATGATCAGTGTTTGTGATAAAACTGAGTTTCCTTGAAGTTTCTTTGCTTGTATATGTCGGAGTTTATGTGGCTTATTGCCACTTCTAGGGGAATAATGCCTGTATAGTGAGGTTTATCATACCTTCTAGAATTGGCTTGATGGCATCATGAGTATTCTTGGTGGTATTATAAAACTTTATTTACAAGCAACAAGGTCACCTTCTATCTATCATAAAAATTTCCTAGCTCATCCTGGGACACTAGGGTCCAAATCTTAGCAGAGGCAAAGTATATTTGGGTGATTTCTTCCTATCCACTTAATTTGGTGCACTGATGGTCTTATTTCCTGACCTGTTCTCCTTGTGTACCAATCCGGAAGAAACAGTGGCTGAGGTATGGTCTATTCATGGATGGAATATTGTGTTTAGAAGGCATTTAAATGACTGGCAGATTGGGAGAGTGGCTGAGCTATTACATGTTCTCAATGGTTTCAATGGGTTATCAGCAGAAAAAGATTCTATCATATGGAAACACTCTAGAGATGGAAGCCTTTCTGTTAACAAGCTATATATTAAGGAGGTGAAGGAGCATCCAGGTGGTAAGCTTGGCCCCTGGAAGCAGATTTGGAGGAACAAGGTGCCAACCAAGGTGAAGTGTTTCTCCTGGTTGGTTGCCAGAAGAGCATGCTCCACTCATGAGAAGTTGAAAAGGAGGGGTTTCTATATTGCTTCTTGGTGCTCTCTCTGTAATGAGACTGAGGAAACCAATAACCATTTGTTCCTCCATTGCAAAGTGACAACACAATTGTGGAACCTTTTTTTGGGACTAACACATACTGAATGGATTATGCCTGAGCATACAGCAGATCTACTTAGTTGCTGGATCAGCAGAGGGGGgcaaaaatctaagaaaaagtgGTGGAGTATAATACCATCATGCATCTGGTGGTgtatttggaaagaaagaaatagcaGATGCTATGATAACAAAGCTAATTCAATAGAGAGTCAAATGGAACTGCTTGACTCAGTGTTTTGGACGGCGAGAGGCGACAAGGGCCTGCCTCGCCACGCGGCGAGGTGAGCAGCGTGGCGCTCGCCTTTTTGAATCGAGTCgccaattaataccaaaaattaaaaattttaattgcatatataaatatccaaaatatatattagcaaacatttcaattcaaaaactaatagtagatattagaagtctagaacttgaatgaaccaataattaaaaatactctattaattagtataaaactaaattaagtagggaagaaataattatagaagaaataaattatttaaaaataaaataaaatataggcAGTGAGCAGCAGAGCACTTCAGCATAGCAGAAGAACAAAGCACTCAGTTCACACTTCACCACCAGTCTACCACTAAAAATAGAGGTCTGAAAAACAGAGCAGCATAGTCGTACTGCTGAAAAacacagaagaagaagaaaagaagggaagaagAGATTCGCGTAAGTCTCCAGGGGTTGTACCTGAACAGCAGTCGCGTAAGTCGTACCTGAGCAGCAGCATCGCGATTCGCAAAGGTCACGTAGGTTTCTAGGGGTCGCGACTTGCGACATCTGAGGAGAAGCAGTCGCGACGCCTAATCTGAGGTGAGTTCGcaaaaatacccaaaaaaaccctaattttggcttttaattattaaatctgactttaaaaaaaaaaaaaaaggcgaTGCCTATTGCATCACCACGTCACGTCGCCAGTCGCCTTTTGATCGCCATGGCACGCCTTTTTGAATTCGCCACGCCTCGCTAGAAATAGGCGGAGAGGCCTCGCCTCGTCGCCAAAGGCGAAAGGCGCTCGCTTTTAAGAACACTGGCTtgactactttttatttttggtgcaAGGAGGACGGGATAGAAGAAGCTGCacaaattttggattttatagGCACTTTGTAATCTATTagcctttttgttttttctcttgttGGAAACCAATTTTTGGAGGTCTCCAGCATATCCTTAATGCTGATGAATACAACATTatctttaacaaaaaaaaataaaattacatggCCTCATGATGCTGATGGAAGGATGGGAAGATGAAGATACAAGGTGGGTTCTTGTCAAGGTGCATAGCTGCACACAAGTTGGTCCAGACACCactattatttaaaagaaaatcttcTTATAGCTCATGAGTTGAAGACATTTTCCAGAAATCCCCTAATTCCTATGTGATTGAGAGTAACATACTTTATGATTAGGATGTACAATTCTTAATGTTTATAGAACTGTAATAGATTAGTTTGATATAGTTTATGATTAGGATGTACAATAGGTAGGCGTAGAGTATATAAGAACCACCTATGTGCATGAGTTAGCTGAGGAGAAAACATAAAGAGTTGTATTtttacactattattctattatCTTATTCACTATGCAAAGAGGGTTCTTATCATATTATTGTTGTCAGTTTCTGAGTTAGTGTTTTAGAGAATGCGTAGATTCTACCTTTATATAGAAAACAACATGCTCTACATGGCCAATTGCGTCACTCTTTTCAATATTGTGCTTAATAGTGATTCATGTATGCATACGATGCCTGCCTCGTCATTTATTGCGATAGTTCTATTGTCTAACTCCTCCCATGTGCATAACCAGTATGGAAAGGATTATGAGTATGAAGCTCCTGTAAAGCTGTTGGACAAACTCTTGCATGAGTTTCGACAATCACCTGATGAACAGATTGTCGTGGTTTCCCAGGTTATGCCTCACTTAAAAAATCATCCTTGAGAAGCTGCGGGATTGTTGTATTGAAGTAGTATCTGATATTCTGTTTTTTGctttatgaaatgttttaaGGTTCTTGTTGCTGACATTAACATTGGATATGAGGAGATAGTCAATACTCAGGTTGGTGGCAGATGCATCTCTAAATCTTGATATCATTGTTTCTTTATTGGGCTGTCAAACATTCTTCCATTGATACCATCTTCCTGTGTCTTTCCGATTATGTTGTAGGTTCTTGCTTTTAACGGTGAGTGTGTAAAAAATTTGAAGAGCTTGGCCAGCATGGTAGAGAAGTGCAATGAtgagtttttgaagtttgatttggaatatcaGCAGGTATGAACTCTGTTGGTCTGGGTTTTTTGAGAGATGTGTGGCAACATGCTATATTaatctttgtttgttttatgcAGGTGGTAGTCCTTCAGACAAAGACAGCAAAATCTGCAACATCAGACATCCTTACTACACATTGTATTCCTTCTGCCATGTCGGAGGATCTCAGGACTTAAATCATTTCCAGCAAAGGTCAAATTAAAATTCTTGTTGCCAGCATGACAATATTCATCCTTTTTTTTCCCTCAGTGTCCTTGGCAAGCTGACgattttttttgtagtatttaACTATCAATGGACGGTAAATTAACCTAAGGTGTTGGTATCTAATGCTTACAAGAATTAGTAAAAGGTTGTACCATTTTCTGAATTTTGGATACCTTTGTCATAGCTGTAGAGCAGTCACATGTTGCCTCAGCTAGTGGATGGATTAAaggttttttgttttgtttgttgggtTATTATGCGTGGAGAATGTGATCACATTCTCAGATGGAGCCTGAGCCTGTGCCTGTCAACAGGAGAAGACACATTTCACCAATTTTGTTTTCCAAATATGGGTCAGTGCTCAGAAAATAGATGATATGTGGGGTTATAGGATAGACGCATGTAGCTTTTGTGGCAATTAAATGCAAGACTGGGCTTGCTTCCAATCAAGCGATAAACATCAAGCGAAAAGGCATTGCTCATAGTATAGTAGATATAAGCGTAGGGGAGCTGTAACTTCAATCGGTGAATGCACAAGTATGCTATCAAATTTATAGGGGCTCGGGGAAGGGGAGTAATAGTTGGAATAATGTCCATTCCACTCAAAGGATTGATACGATGCACACAAAATATGATTCTAATTTATATTGTATTCAACTCAAGTTTTGCACACTACATATGAAAAATtagtactccctttgtcccatttttatgtgaggtagtttgactcggtaTGGAGATTAATAAAGAAAAgtagacttttaaaacttgtggtctgaaatttgtgtggctgtaaattgcgttattaagggtaaaatagacattttataattaaattgttacttaatatagaaatgtgtcattcttgtTGGGTCTGATTAAGAAggaagtaagtcacataaattatGATAGAGGAGGCAACATCTAAACACccttcatttgatgaatttctATTTCAAGGTAAGGGGTAGTTGAGACgaagcaatatatatatatcatcacTATTAGTAAGTGTGAGTCCtcaaaactacaaaaccaataAATAATCTCCACGTAGATTAAgactattattaatttataatactaATGAGACTATATATTTGTACATGGAATTTTCCAATCActttgaaaatgatgaagaaaatatGGTCTTCTATGATGAGCTTGAACTTAAGCAAGGGAAGATGGAAGTGATTGTTCAAGGTCTGTTTGGAGAGTTCTACTACTACAAACGTTAAGCTCATACATCTTGTGAAGTACAACTACATACTCTTTTATTATTTGCTCCaatatttcttgaattttgattgagATTGTAAACAAAATTTGCTTTTGTAGTAATGTTAGTTACTTGATAATGTATTAATTTTGGATTATGTAGCATAGAATAAATGATCAGTACTTAAAGAATAGTGATGAGTGTGCTTTACAAGTAGATTTTTTTAGTGCACTTTCAATATCTATGCAACAAAATATTTGATTGGAGAAACATGTAAGTGGTGGATACACAAGTTCActtatagtgtaattttttttattgaaaggGTTTGGGTGAATATTCTTCTGCCTCAATGTACATACTTAGTTGAATTGAGATGTGCATAAATTGATTCAAACATCAAGATAATTTGTGTTTAATATAACATTTGCATTATATAATAAAGTTTGCATATTACATTTTGTGCTTCATATGCAACGTAACAAaaacattctattttttttattactacatctaaatttaattattattgtatataaGCAACAATAACAGTAATTAATATCATCAATTTTTCCTCCTTTATGTCGTCCCTCAGATGCTCTACCATATGGTGTATCTGCAAATCTATCAAATGAATTATACAAAGCAATGTTCCCAATTTGACTAGCCAACTCCTCTGCCTTCAACTTCTGGTCTACTGCTCTTTCAACAATTTCCTCTATCTcactttcaaatatattatcaaGCATCCCATCCGTCCCGACcatcaaaatatcatctttCTCAACATTTAATTCCATCTTCTGAGCAACACTAGGATTATCTGAATTGCAGTTTCCCAATTGATACGGACATCCAAATCCTCGTTGTTGTATTGACGACTTGtatataatttttcctttattgattaataaaaatccACTATCACCAACATTAGCAGCAACTATAGTATTTTTCACCGAGTTAAGAGTTATAATACAAGCTGTAGACGATCCTTTTGAATTTGTGTTTTTGTatgcttcttcaagaacccttTTAGGATTTACATGACCTTTCATTGCTTCATCATATGTAGCGATAGATGAGTTCTTCATAAGCTCTCTCGCGTATATTCCAGCGTCAATCCCTTGTAGTGCCCAGCCACCAACACCATCAGCAACACCAATAGTTTGGTATAATTCATGCATGAAGTGTGCATCTTCACCTAAAGGCTTGTTTTGATTGTCTTTAGGTAAGTATAAAGATCCAATCACCATTTCTAGGCATGGTAATTTGTTACTACTAAATTCATCATCATGACTAAATTTGAGTTTCTTGTTACTATGATTTTCCGGATTATCATAATTAATTGCATGAGAAGAGAAGTCGAAGTATCTCTTATAGCGTGACAAGTTGAaaagtttattgaattttattttggaagaaTATTGATCATGACCTAATGATGAAATACATGCAGccattgttgtgttgattgaaaaacTTTAGGAAGTAAAAATTACGTAATGGAAGTAGGGttaaaactaatatatatatacacatacattACGTTGCAATTCTATGTAGAATAGGTTATGGAAAAACAAATTTTGGTAACTTTTTAATAtggaaaatttagaaaataacgtgtagtaattaatttaatcCTACTTAGAAGTTAGAACAGGTTTGGGAaacaaagttatatttttggAAATTATCTAAGTGAGATGTTATGGAAAAACAACTTTTGGTAGCTTTTTAATATGGAATATTTAGAaaatagggataagggtctgaaaaaatACCCctactttggccgaaattgttgttacgataccaaactttaatgaggacctattacccctccagactatttaatatcgtattttaaacatatatatttgcccatgtggacataaaaaataattcataattataaatagtaatgtgtccacgtaggcacatatatacctttaaaatacactataaatagttcaggggtaaaaaatacacttttaaatagtttaagggtaaaaaatacactattaaatagtttaagggtaaaaaatacactattaaatagttcaaggggtaataggtcctccataaagtttggtatcgtaacaacaatttcggccaaagttgaaatatttttcagacccttatccctgcGTATAGTAATTaaatcctacttagaataggttTGGGGGACAATAAGTTTTTGGAAATTGTCTAAACAACTAGAAGAAGGTAATCCTCCTGCGTAAGGGAGTGAAAAGAAAGTGAGATTTTATCTTAACATAAATTTGCAAATAAGAACATTGTTGTGCTCTCTAATTATCACTCCGTTTGTTATATTGCCATGAAAACTCTTAgtatcaatatataaatatgaaaaaggtcAAAATTGCCGCTGAACTATGCGTAGATGACTTATACCTTtggttacattttgggataaaaaatgctCCCGCCATTATCCTAATAGACTACAaatatcctcaagagttcaCAACCCAAGCTGGAATAACTAGGATTCACTTCGaaaaactagacctttagcgggAGCAAAAGTCACCACAAAAGCCCAGAATATCGTCACTAAAGATTTTCACTGATTTTTAACGTTGAATtatgattttgtgttttttcttcattgttttttaaaaaatcacaaatgATATCGATCAAGGTgaagtttgaagacactatatattttatttttatgacatATGTAAATGCATAAAATGTACAATAATGCATTATGTAGTGGGAGATTTGAGTCGGAaagtaattttgatgatttttgtaataatattggatgtttttaatattgatagtatatgttatttattttagaaaattaggttgcaaccaaaaattaattatcatatttttttgttgaaaaaaatagattttactAGCAAATGACTATTGCAGCtagccttagtcgccactaaaaatcactccaAACCTTtaatagctatagtttgatatTTTGTCGGCGCCAAAGGTctagtatataatataaataaggGCTCATCTTCTTCACACTTTGCACACTGAAATCTAACTCAAAAACTTGTGTGAGTTTATTCATTTATTCTTACACTTTCCTTTACAGTTGCTCTTTTATTAACATAATTATCCTCGAGAATTCttacaaataaaaaactaaacCATCAAGTTGTTCTATTTGGTGATCGATGTTGATGATGATAAATGTTGATTTTCATTCGAATCTAGTTGTTTTTCTATACAAATTGCATTTGATGTAAACATGCAACAACTTTTATTAAATTCGTTATCAACGCCAATGATATCCTCCTTGCTTATATGTTCTACAAATGCTATTACTAACTTCATCGTAATTTCACAGCTAACATAAAATGACAATTTAGATATTTTGTCCACCTTTAAAGGTATAGAAACATCTA
Proteins encoded in this region:
- the LOC125861469 gene encoding probable protein phosphatase 2C 55, with the protein product MVIGSLYLPKDNQNKPLGEDAHFMHELYQTIGVADGVGGWALQGIDAGIYARELMKNSSIATYDEAMKGHVNPKRVLEEAYKNTNSKGSSTACIITLNSVKNTIVAANVGDSGFLLINKGKIIYKSSIQQRGFGCPYQLGNCNSDNPSVAQKMELNVEKDDILMVGTDGMLDNIFESEIEEIVERAVDQKLKAEELASQIGNIALYNSFDRFADTPYGTGSGSI